A DNA window from Halorubrum sp. DM2 contains the following coding sequences:
- a CDS encoding iron ABC transporter permease, whose product MSGEPATETDQSSSTRDTRRFVWLLDPKLVTTAIGSLVVIVFAGLVQVSFGAYTMSIGQAWAAVFNPDVIFNQQAWNAFLLGGEMPEMGKESLIVWNIRLPRVFVGAIVGMNLGVSGAIFQAITRNELASPFILGVSSGAGLMILLVLVVFGGLAAFLPLIAALGGAVAFLIVYVIAWKNGTSPVRLVLAGVIVGTVFGSVQTALFFFADDIGIVQSAIAWTTGSLTGTDWEQVRMALPWSFVAILLAIAGARQCNVMLLGEQTAKSLGMSIEKVRFALSGVAVLAAAASIAVAGIVGFVGLIVPHMVRNLVGSDYKKVIIGCLFVGPALMVGADVGARLALNPVQIPVGIVTGLVGGPYFLYLMRKKENMGEI is encoded by the coding sequence ATGAGCGGTGAACCCGCCACCGAGACCGACCAGTCGAGCAGTACCCGCGACACCCGCCGGTTCGTCTGGCTTTTGGACCCGAAACTAGTGACAACCGCGATCGGTAGTCTTGTCGTCATCGTCTTTGCCGGGCTTGTCCAGGTGAGCTTCGGTGCCTACACGATGAGCATTGGCCAAGCGTGGGCGGCCGTGTTCAACCCCGACGTGATCTTCAACCAGCAGGCGTGGAACGCGTTCCTGTTGGGCGGCGAGATGCCGGAAATGGGCAAAGAGAGCCTCATCGTCTGGAACATTCGCTTACCCCGAGTATTCGTCGGGGCTATCGTCGGGATGAATCTCGGCGTCTCCGGCGCTATCTTCCAAGCGATCACTCGCAACGAACTGGCGAGCCCGTTCATTCTCGGCGTCTCCTCCGGTGCCGGGCTGATGATCCTGCTCGTGCTCGTCGTGTTCGGCGGACTAGCAGCATTCCTGCCGCTCATCGCTGCCCTCGGTGGCGCGGTCGCGTTCCTGATCGTCTACGTCATCGCGTGGAAGAACGGTACCTCACCGGTCAGGCTCGTCCTCGCGGGCGTGATCGTCGGCACCGTCTTCGGCAGCGTCCAGACGGCGCTGTTCTTTTTCGCCGACGACATCGGCATCGTCCAGTCGGCGATCGCGTGGACGACAGGCTCGCTGACGGGGACCGACTGGGAGCAAGTACGGATGGCGTTGCCGTGGTCGTTCGTCGCCATTCTGCTGGCGATCGCCGGCGCACGACAGTGTAACGTGATGCTGCTGGGCGAGCAGACCGCGAAGTCACTCGGGATGTCCATCGAGAAGGTGCGCTTTGCACTCTCTGGTGTCGCCGTGCTCGCGGCCGCGGCGAGCATCGCCGTCGCGGGTATCGTCGGCTTCGTCGGCCTCATCGTCCCGCACATGGTGCGGAACCTGGTCGGCAGCGACTACAAGAAAGTGATTATCGGCTGCCTGTTCGTCGGCCCGGCGTTGATGGTCGGCGCAGACGTGGGCGCGCGACTCGCGCTCAACCCGGTCCAGATCCCCGTCGGCATCGTCACCGGGCTCGTCGGCGGGCCGTACTTCCTGTACCTGATGCGAAAAAAGGAGAATATGGGGGAGATCTGA
- a CDS encoding ABC transporter substrate-binding protein, giving the protein MSNNHDTIQYESPTRRDYVKYGGAVVGGGLLAGCTGETSQESTTEAESTTETDTATDESYSVTMEPMGTVEFDEPPETWSAFLSTYGDMGIALGKADGLRGLWNPETMPTAFYDALPGVDISLENVTAIAEGGEFDKEVFYELDSDVHLIDPNWLGILNDDWTEDDADEVAANVGPFLGNYIRRRGDDWHDYQYYSLYEAFGVVAEAFDERERYEAFASVHDDAQETIDDSLPPAEERLTVGLVSVNSDFEAGSFYVYPVQGGNNHKQYRDLEMRGAFDDHIDGSYGEWDYEQFLQVDPDAIVFQYGFSHVSAAEFESRLETMREDPVGSQLSAVQNDRLYRGGGSYQGPIVNLFQTEAAARQFYPNAFGEWDGMDTLHAESLTLFDRQRIADIINGDI; this is encoded by the coding sequence ATGAGTAACAACCACGACACGATTCAATACGAGTCACCGACACGACGAGACTACGTCAAGTACGGCGGCGCGGTCGTCGGGGGCGGGCTGCTCGCGGGTTGTACCGGCGAGACAAGTCAGGAGTCGACCACTGAAGCGGAGTCGACGACTGAGACCGATACCGCAACTGATGAATCGTACTCAGTGACGATGGAGCCGATGGGAACCGTCGAGTTCGACGAACCGCCGGAGACCTGGTCGGCCTTCCTCAGCACTTACGGCGACATGGGTATCGCCCTGGGCAAGGCCGACGGCCTCCGAGGACTCTGGAATCCCGAAACCATGCCGACCGCGTTCTACGACGCGCTGCCGGGCGTGGATATCTCGCTGGAGAACGTCACGGCCATCGCCGAGGGCGGCGAGTTCGACAAGGAGGTCTTCTACGAGCTCGACTCCGATGTCCACCTGATCGACCCCAACTGGCTCGGCATCCTCAACGACGACTGGACCGAGGACGATGCCGACGAGGTCGCGGCTAACGTCGGACCGTTTCTCGGCAACTACATCCGTCGACGCGGTGACGACTGGCACGACTACCAGTACTACTCGCTGTACGAGGCCTTCGGGGTCGTCGCCGAAGCCTTCGACGAGCGCGAGCGCTACGAGGCGTTCGCGTCGGTCCACGACGACGCACAGGAGACCATCGACGACTCGCTCCCACCGGCCGAAGAGCGACTGACCGTCGGATTAGTGTCGGTCAACTCCGACTTCGAGGCGGGTTCGTTCTACGTGTATCCCGTCCAGGGGGGGAATAACCACAAACAGTACCGCGACCTCGAAATGCGCGGTGCCTTTGACGACCACATCGACGGAAGCTACGGCGAGTGGGACTACGAGCAGTTCTTGCAGGTCGACCCCGACGCCATCGTCTTCCAGTACGGCTTCTCGCACGTCTCGGCGGCCGAGTTCGAGTCCCGACTGGAGACTATGCGCGAGGACCCGGTCGGCAGCCAGCTGTCGGCCGTCCAGAACGACCGGCTGTATCGCGGTGGCGGCTCTTACCAGGGACCAATTGTCAACCTCTTCCAGACGGAGGCAGCGGCGAGGCAGTTCTACCCCAACGCCTTCGGTGAATGGGACGGGATGGATACTCTCCACGCGGAGTCTCTCACGCTGTTCGATCGCCAGCGGATTGCAGACATCATCAACGGAGACATCTGA
- a CDS encoding ABC transporter ATP-binding protein, translating to MGDEEVFETELDAYRDRAEKPLWRLFKQYGRGEQRWLVIGLVTSVFTYAALLVTPIVLGTTIDAVFTQESAYALPLVPEPWLPDDRTDQFWLSTGIISAALLGGAVLQWIRGVSINFFAHGVMYAIRVDTYEKMQRLDMTFFDNKETGEVMSILNNDTGNLEVFFDNALGDAVRVGVIVLGVTAALLYTNTQLALVTLGAVPLLVGFTWWFVRVIEPRYTRQRSVIGDLNTRIENGLSGIELVKTASTEEYENERVRSVSRDVFDAEMDVLKLSYFYRPGMELVTGTALLATFIIGGLWVFSGPPLFFSGTLSVGDFVVFMLLTQRLTGPMAQLSSIVDWYENARASGKRICGLMDVPVRIENAPNPVSLEDIDGQIEYDDVTFGYEGEETVLDGVDFAVEAGETVALVGSTGAGKSTVAKLLLRLYDVNEGAVRVDGHDVRDVDVSDLRESIGYVSQDTFLFDGTVGENIRYGRFDAGDEAVREAAKAAEAHEFIQDLSKGYETRVGERGVKLSGGQRQRIALARVILRDPAIILLDEATASVDTETEYLIQRSLDRLTADRTTVAIAHRLSTIRDADTVLVLEDGRIVERGNHAELLAVNGLYANLWGVQAGEIDDLPEEFVERASRGDVSGQ from the coding sequence ATGGGCGACGAGGAGGTGTTCGAGACGGAGCTGGACGCCTACCGCGACCGCGCCGAGAAGCCGCTCTGGCGGCTGTTCAAACAGTATGGTCGCGGCGAGCAACGCTGGCTCGTTATCGGCCTCGTCACGAGCGTGTTCACCTACGCCGCGCTACTGGTGACGCCGATCGTGCTCGGGACGACCATCGACGCCGTATTCACCCAGGAGAGCGCGTACGCGCTCCCGTTAGTGCCGGAGCCGTGGCTGCCCGACGATCGGACCGACCAGTTCTGGCTGTCGACGGGAATTATCAGCGCGGCGCTGCTCGGTGGGGCGGTCCTCCAGTGGATCCGCGGCGTCTCGATCAACTTCTTCGCCCACGGCGTGATGTACGCGATCCGCGTCGACACATACGAGAAGATGCAGCGGCTGGACATGACCTTCTTTGACAACAAGGAGACCGGTGAGGTAATGTCGATCCTCAACAACGACACCGGGAACCTGGAGGTCTTTTTCGACAACGCGCTGGGGGACGCGGTTCGGGTCGGCGTGATCGTCCTCGGCGTCACCGCGGCGTTGCTGTACACGAACACCCAGCTCGCGCTGGTGACACTAGGGGCAGTCCCGTTGCTTGTGGGGTTCACGTGGTGGTTCGTCCGCGTCATCGAGCCGCGCTACACCCGCCAGCGCTCGGTCATTGGCGACCTGAACACCCGCATCGAGAACGGTCTCAGCGGCATCGAACTCGTCAAGACCGCGAGCACTGAGGAGTACGAGAACGAGCGAGTCCGCAGCGTCTCGCGGGACGTGTTCGACGCCGAGATGGACGTGCTGAAGCTGAGCTACTTCTACCGCCCGGGGATGGAACTGGTCACCGGGACGGCGTTGCTCGCGACGTTCATCATCGGCGGGCTGTGGGTGTTCTCGGGACCGCCGCTGTTCTTTTCGGGGACGCTCAGCGTCGGCGACTTCGTCGTGTTCATGTTGCTCACCCAGCGGCTGACGGGACCGATGGCCCAGCTGTCGAGCATCGTCGACTGGTACGAGAACGCCCGCGCCTCGGGCAAGCGCATCTGCGGGCTGATGGACGTACCCGTCCGGATCGAGAACGCGCCGAACCCCGTCTCCCTAGAGGACATCGACGGTCAGATCGAGTACGACGACGTGACGTTCGGGTACGAAGGCGAGGAGACGGTGCTCGATGGCGTCGATTTCGCGGTCGAGGCCGGTGAGACGGTCGCGCTGGTCGGTTCGACCGGGGCCGGAAAGTCGACAGTGGCGAAGCTCTTGCTTCGGCTGTACGATGTCAATGAGGGGGCAGTTCGCGTCGACGGCCACGACGTGCGCGATGTGGATGTGTCGGACCTCCGCGAATCCATCGGCTACGTCAGTCAAGACACGTTCCTCTTTGATGGAACGGTCGGTGAGAACATCCGGTACGGCCGGTTCGACGCGGGCGACGAGGCGGTTCGGGAGGCCGCCAAAGCGGCCGAGGCCCACGAGTTCATCCAGGACCTCTCGAAGGGCTACGAGACGCGCGTTGGTGAGCGCGGCGTGAAGCTCTCGGGCGGGCAGCGCCAGCGGATCGCGCTGGCGCGGGTCATCCTGCGCGATCCAGCGATTATCCTGCTAGACGAGGCGACCGCGAGCGTCGACACCGAGACGGAGTACCTCATCCAGCGGTCGCTCGACCGGCTAACGGCCGACCGGACGACGGTCGCCATCGCTCATCGGTTGTCGACCATTAGGGACGCCGACACAGTCCTCGTGTTGGAGGACGGCCGGATCGTCGAGCGCGGCAACCACGCGGAGTTGCTTGCGGTGAACGGGCTATACGCCAACCTCTGGGGCGTACAAGCCGGCGAGATCGACGACTTGCCCGAGGAGTTCGTCGAGCGGGCGTCCCGTGGGGATGTCAGCGGACAGTAG
- a CDS encoding ABC transporter substrate-binding protein: protein MRDNDASETSRREAPTRRDYVKYGGSVVGGGLLAGCTGGSGDESTSESATASESTESTEENTSYEVCISPVGCVEFDSVPDRVLTYSINYVDMAVAFGYGEAINAMPTERLYTGYYDQLPDVEFDPSTRMTSSYDNKELIYDVDPDLILLDPTWFSIYNEYYDFDEDDVEEIEENVASYFGNRFSRSHNNRVDQSVENYEFYTAWELYNKVAQVFRETEKQQALKRVRDDLVSLVEANLPPEDERPTVALVAMNDWGVFSPYKIDNEGYGVSHYRPLGVRDVFAESDRTYESDAGTYDLEAMLEIDPDVLIHNFGTGGFDERYQSMLELKDDPVGSELSAVQNDRLYGGGDSMQGPIYNIFQIEMAAKQIYPEQFGAFPTYNDDGTYDIPEDEQLFDRQRVADIINGDI from the coding sequence ATGAGGGATAACGACGCGAGCGAGACGAGTCGACGGGAGGCACCGACACGGCGAGACTACGTGAAATACGGCGGGTCGGTTGTCGGTGGGGGACTACTCGCAGGCTGTACCGGCGGCAGCGGTGACGAGTCGACCAGCGAATCGGCCACGGCAAGTGAGTCGACCGAGTCAACCGAGGAAAACACCTCCTACGAGGTGTGTATATCGCCGGTCGGGTGTGTCGAGTTCGACAGTGTCCCCGATCGGGTGCTAACCTACAGTATAAATTACGTCGACATGGCGGTAGCTTTTGGCTACGGTGAAGCCATTAACGCAATGCCGACGGAGCGCCTTTACACTGGATATTACGACCAGTTACCCGATGTCGAATTTGACCCATCTACGCGGATGACGAGCAGTTACGACAACAAGGAACTCATCTATGATGTCGATCCCGACCTCATCTTACTCGATCCGACGTGGTTCTCCATTTATAACGAGTACTACGACTTTGATGAGGACGATGTCGAGGAGATCGAAGAGAACGTGGCTTCCTACTTCGGGAATCGGTTCTCGCGGTCGCACAACAATCGAGTCGATCAAAGCGTCGAGAATTACGAATTCTACACTGCTTGGGAGTTATACAACAAGGTTGCACAGGTGTTCCGTGAGACCGAGAAGCAGCAGGCGTTAAAACGCGTTCGTGACGATCTTGTATCACTTGTCGAAGCCAACCTCCCGCCTGAGGACGAACGCCCGACGGTGGCGCTAGTTGCGATGAACGACTGGGGTGTGTTCTCGCCGTACAAAATCGACAACGAGGGATACGGCGTCTCACACTACCGGCCGCTCGGCGTACGAGATGTTTTCGCCGAGAGCGACCGCACGTACGAATCGGACGCAGGAACGTACGACCTCGAAGCGATGCTTGAAATCGATCCAGACGTTCTCATTCACAACTTTGGCACGGGCGGATTCGACGAACGGTATCAGTCGATGCTCGAACTCAAAGACGATCCGGTTGGCTCAGAGTTGAGCGCGGTACAGAACGATCGGCTATACGGTGGCGGAGATTCGATGCAGGGCCCGATATACAATATCTTCCAGATAGAGATGGCGGCAAAGCAGATCTACCCTGAGCAGTTTGGAGCGTTCCCGACCTACAATGACGATGGGACCTACGATATCCCGGAAGACGAACAGCTGTTCGACCGCCAGCGGGTCGCAGACATCATTAACGGAGACATCTGA
- a CDS encoding HEAT repeat domain-containing protein, whose translation MKPLVAKPNRISTRPMTSSDQPPSPDQLFSLLSEDAFEEAVTWLNDLSTADTETRKRTLQTVRSHAEANPGQFDGLAAQLTTFLTDEDRAIRLTTAKLFVTLARTEPAVARPVVDALADRLADDEEFYYVRARCAEALGYVGREHPEAVSDPAILADFRIGLSFDEPEVKEKLAKALECVALGDPSRLRHQVESLAEHLDDDGELVRYHLCTALAAVGCEHPGKLADGRDALAGRLSDTDENPYTRGRAAEALGLLEGVNGEGVAVPDEIDVDGDEAAEFVRSRLAFSRAAGTEQSVDRTANVGTLDSLQSGTEAVVDAMTTPDGDECPHCGLAVPEGGPPMCPRCGAPR comes from the coding sequence TTGAAGCCACTAGTTGCGAAACCCAATCGCATATCGACGAGACCAATGACATCCTCTGACCAGCCGCCGTCACCAGATCAACTGTTTTCGCTCCTCAGTGAGGACGCTTTCGAGGAGGCGGTGACGTGGCTGAACGACCTCAGTACAGCAGACACTGAGACCCGTAAACGTACCCTACAGACAGTTCGAAGCCACGCCGAAGCGAATCCAGGACAATTCGACGGGCTGGCAGCCCAGCTCACAACGTTCCTGACCGACGAAGACCGGGCGATTAGGCTGACGACCGCGAAGCTGTTCGTCACACTCGCCCGGACGGAACCGGCAGTCGCCCGTCCGGTCGTCGACGCGCTCGCTGACCGACTCGCCGACGACGAGGAGTTCTACTACGTCCGGGCGCGGTGCGCCGAGGCTCTCGGCTACGTCGGCCGCGAGCATCCCGAAGCGGTCAGTGACCCAGCAATCCTCGCGGACTTCCGTATCGGCCTCTCGTTCGATGAACCGGAGGTCAAGGAGAAACTCGCGAAGGCGCTAGAGTGTGTCGCCCTGGGCGACCCGAGCCGGCTTCGCCATCAGGTCGAGTCGCTCGCAGAGCACCTCGACGACGACGGAGAGCTGGTCCGGTATCACCTCTGTACGGCGTTGGCGGCGGTCGGCTGTGAGCACCCGGGGAAGCTCGCGGACGGCCGTGACGCCCTCGCGGGTCGGCTGTCGGATACAGACGAGAACCCGTACACTCGCGGTCGGGCCGCCGAGGCGCTGGGGCTACTGGAAGGCGTCAACGGTGAGGGCGTGGCCGTGCCCGACGAGATCGATGTCGATGGAGACGAGGCCGCCGAGTTCGTTCGCTCTCGTCTCGCGTTCTCTCGGGCCGCAGGGACGGAGCAATCGGTCGACAGAACCGCCAACGTAGGGACACTCGACTCACTCCAGAGCGGAACCGAGGCGGTCGTCGACGCGATGACGACACCTGACGGCGACGAGTGTCCACACTGTGGACTTGCGGTTCCGGAAGGCGGACCACCGATGTGTCCGCGGTGTGGCGCACCGCGCTGA
- a CDS encoding ABC transporter ATP-binding protein, which yields MARNTTEAQQRNGTERAVTDESPADDTGSEPASELSGEDLVLRYPSMEEPVIDGERLVATPGAVTALVGPNGSGKSTLLKGLAKQLTPDDGSVVLDGRDVHSMGTKELARKLGLLSQESMSPESITVEDLVYHGRYPHRGFFETTTEEDVDAVDRAIDLAGCGHLRDREVGSLSGGQKQLAWVAMVLAQDTDVLLLDEPTTFLDLHHQLEVMEIVETLRDESDITVVVVLHDIEQAARLADEMVALKEGAIQARGTPEEVVTEELLADVFEIDAEVDITERGPRVTPIRARHDDDKDASGNTETTPAHASEAE from the coding sequence ATGGCACGCAACACTACCGAGGCACAACAACGGAACGGCACCGAGAGAGCAGTTACAGATGAATCGCCAGCCGACGATACCGGCTCGGAGCCGGCCAGTGAGCTGTCCGGTGAGGACCTTGTCCTCCGATACCCCTCGATGGAGGAGCCGGTCATCGACGGCGAGCGGCTCGTCGCGACGCCAGGTGCCGTCACCGCGCTGGTCGGGCCGAACGGCTCCGGCAAGAGCACCCTGTTGAAGGGGCTCGCAAAGCAGCTCACGCCCGACGACGGCTCCGTGGTACTGGACGGTCGGGACGTCCACTCGATGGGGACGAAAGAGCTGGCTCGCAAACTTGGGCTGCTTTCTCAAGAGAGCATGTCGCCGGAGTCGATCACGGTTGAGGACCTCGTCTACCACGGCCGATACCCCCACCGGGGGTTCTTCGAGACCACCACCGAGGAAGACGTGGACGCGGTCGACCGAGCCATCGACCTCGCCGGCTGTGGTCACCTCCGCGACCGCGAGGTCGGCAGCCTCTCAGGCGGGCAGAAACAGCTGGCGTGGGTCGCGATGGTGCTCGCCCAAGACACCGACGTGTTGCTGCTCGACGAACCGACCACGTTCCTTGACCTCCACCACCAGCTGGAGGTCATGGAGATCGTCGAGACGCTGCGCGACGAGAGCGACATCACCGTCGTGGTCGTGCTCCACGACATCGAACAGGCAGCGCGGCTGGCCGACGAGATGGTTGCGCTCAAAGAGGGCGCGATCCAGGCGCGGGGGACGCCCGAGGAGGTCGTCACCGAGGAACTGCTCGCGGACGTGTTCGAGATCGACGCCGAGGTCGATATCACCGAACGCGGGCCGCGGGTCACGCCGATTCGGGCCCGGCACGACGATGACAAGGACGCGTCGGGGAACACCGAGACTACGCCGGCTCACGCGTCCGAGGCAGAGTGA
- a CDS encoding NAD(P)/FAD-dependent oxidoreductase: MDEATVQAGTDFDHDLVIVGGGPAGCSAGIFTARYGLDTVIFDRGRSSLQRLAHLENYPGFPAGIDIETFYDLLHDHAETAGCTIVPDLVETIEQDRSGFAIEPQDGEHVTARRVIAATRYDAEYMRGLGDDEAMFETYEHDGEEHERFDREYPEMDGTTPVDGLYIASPSEEADAQVIIAAGRGGRVATQLIRNVRLEDEGFWEEVVDHHRDWVFLEEGYGDDDWEGKVRKHFRETIPENSDHSNAKLDLLEDQHVAEKLSQLMSREEQDERRTEGQRALATRLDDDVLRAELESRELLGAGAVADGNSGD; the protein is encoded by the coding sequence GTGGACGAAGCCACCGTACAAGCCGGTACTGACTTCGACCACGATCTCGTCATCGTCGGTGGCGGCCCAGCGGGTTGCTCGGCCGGGATCTTTACTGCCCGGTACGGACTCGACACCGTCATCTTCGACCGGGGACGCTCTTCGCTCCAACGACTCGCCCACCTCGAGAACTACCCCGGCTTCCCAGCGGGAATCGATATCGAGACGTTCTACGATCTACTACACGACCACGCTGAGACGGCCGGCTGTACGATCGTCCCCGATCTGGTCGAGACGATCGAACAGGACAGATCAGGGTTCGCCATCGAACCCCAGGACGGAGAGCATGTTACCGCCCGCCGGGTGATCGCCGCTACGCGCTACGACGCCGAGTACATGCGCGGACTCGGAGACGATGAGGCGATGTTCGAGACGTACGAGCACGATGGCGAGGAACACGAACGCTTCGATCGCGAGTATCCCGAAATGGACGGGACGACCCCGGTCGATGGTCTCTACATCGCCTCGCCGTCGGAAGAGGCGGACGCACAGGTAATCATCGCCGCCGGACGGGGCGGACGGGTCGCAACACAACTCATCAGGAACGTTCGACTCGAAGACGAGGGATTCTGGGAGGAGGTCGTCGATCACCACCGCGATTGGGTGTTTCTCGAAGAGGGCTACGGAGACGACGACTGGGAAGGGAAGGTCCGAAAGCACTTCAGAGAGACGATTCCAGAGAACTCGGATCACAGCAATGCGAAACTCGACCTGCTAGAAGATCAGCACGTCGCTGAGAAGCTCTCACAGCTTATGAGCCGAGAAGAGCAGGATGAGCGCCGGACCGAAGGGCAGCGGGCGCTTGCAACTCGGCTTGACGACGACGTACTGCGTGCGGAACTTGAATCACGGGAACTACTCGGAGCGGGAGCGGTGGCAGACGGAAATAGCGGTGACTAA
- a CDS encoding ABC transporter substrate-binding protein, translating to MSNEDTAHEAPTRRDYVKYGGTVVGGGLLAGCTGDGGGDSPETDTSTEGSTNEETENPEDASYSVNMSPVGTVEFKEPPQSIFTVLVHHADMALALGYGDAINAMYSPTEFDSRYRLFLDRLDGVSIDWSDLDNAWNIGKERLYDLDSDIHLTDPAYVVAQMDNWDVADTEEVRENIAPWFGNTLSGEHSQAPSPWTDDYQYYTLWEIFEKVSKVFQEERRYQVLTEIHSNLVSTIQSNLPPEVERPRTAYLNIARTGIQDGIWAYSLNQPGFFRASTRPLRANDAFPDLKQFQRIDREALVAADPDVILRTGSMGEGRNWAEIKNELKNDPVTQEILAVQNDRIHPLAVQYGGPILNLFQLEMAAKELYPERFGQWPSYDGGRYPDFSPEEQLFDHQRVADIINGDI from the coding sequence ATGTCGAACGAAGACACGGCACACGAGGCACCGACGCGGCGAGACTACGTGAAGTACGGCGGGACGGTCGTCGGCGGGGGACTGCTCGCCGGGTGTACTGGAGATGGGGGTGGAGACAGTCCTGAGACCGACACCTCGACGGAGGGATCGACGAATGAAGAGACGGAAAATCCTGAGGATGCGTCCTACTCGGTGAATATGTCGCCTGTCGGGACGGTCGAATTCAAGGAACCTCCACAGAGCATCTTCACCGTCCTCGTCCATCATGCCGATATGGCGCTCGCACTCGGATACGGCGACGCGATTAATGCGATGTACTCTCCCACAGAGTTCGATAGTCGCTACCGGTTATTCCTTGATCGTTTAGATGGTGTTTCTATTGATTGGTCGGACCTAGACAACGCTTGGAACATAGGTAAAGAGAGACTCTACGATCTAGACAGCGATATTCACCTCACAGATCCGGCCTATGTCGTGGCACAGATGGACAACTGGGACGTGGCAGACACCGAAGAAGTCCGAGAGAACATCGCCCCTTGGTTCGGAAACACACTAAGCGGGGAACACAGCCAAGCCCCGTCGCCGTGGACGGACGACTACCAATACTACACGCTTTGGGAGATCTTCGAGAAGGTATCGAAGGTTTTCCAGGAGGAGCGACGGTATCAGGTACTTACAGAGATTCACTCGAACCTCGTCTCAACTATCCAGTCGAATCTCCCGCCGGAGGTAGAACGGCCACGGACGGCATACCTGAACATCGCGCGAACTGGAATACAGGATGGGATCTGGGCGTACAGCCTGAACCAGCCAGGGTTCTTTCGCGCGAGTACTCGACCCCTAAGGGCGAATGATGCTTTCCCGGATCTCAAGCAGTTCCAACGGATTGATCGAGAAGCGCTCGTCGCTGCCGACCCGGATGTCATTCTACGCACTGGTTCGATGGGAGAAGGCAGAAATTGGGCCGAAATTAAGAACGAACTCAAAAACGACCCGGTTACGCAGGAGATTCTGGCAGTCCAAAACGATCGGATACACCCGCTAGCGGTCCAATATGGTGGCCCTATTCTAAATCTCTTCCAGCTAGAAATGGCCGCAAAGGAACTCTATCCTGAGCGGTTCGGCCAATGGCCGTCGTACGATGGCGGCCGGTATCCCGACTTCTCACCCGAAGAACAACTGTTCGACCACCAGCGGGTCGCGGACATCATCAACGGAGACATCTAA